The region TGTTTTCTCTTTAGTGGTTTACCCTCCAAAGTTTAAATATCTGGCCAGAGGCGATGCTTTTAAGCCAGGCATAGCGGCTTATTTGCTGGAAACCTTAGGGCTTGCGCCTATTTATCGCATACAAGATGGTGGTAAAGAAGGTCTTCAAAAGAATAGTGAAACCTATGACCGCGTCAACTACTTTTTACGTAAACGCGCAAAAATAATCGTATTTGCGGAAGGTCTTTGTATTCAGGAACGTCGTTTGCGCCCAATTAAAAAAGGAGTGCCGCGAATGGTTTTTGGAGCTATGGATGCAATCCAGAATCCCGATTTTGTAGTGGTACCGGTTGGAATTAATTATAGTGAAGCAAGTAAGGTCGGAAGCTCAATGTTTTACAACATAGGAGAGCCAATTCGAGTGGCTGACTTCTATGAAGAATATAAAGAGCATCCATCCAAGACATACAATAAGTTTATTAAGGTTTTGGAACCCCGGATGAAGGACTTGATTACACATATCGAAAATCCTGAAAACGACAAGTTGGTTCCATGGCTCGAAAAAATATTCATGCGCGATTTATGTAAACAGCAAAAGTTAAAATTCAAAGATCCAGAACATGAGTTCATCATCACAAAAAAGATAACTGAAAAAGTTAATACAGCAGATCAGGAACAAAAAGAAACGATTGTAGAACTTAACGCCAGATGCGAAAAGTATTTTAAGCATTTAAATTTGATGGGGGTAAAAGATTGGGTGGTGAATCCTTCCAACAAATGGCAATTAAGTTGGATGCATGTGATTTTAAGATTGCTTTTAATCGTAGCTGTTTTACCAATTATTATTCGCGGAATGTTAGGGAACTATCTGCCATATAAAATATCCGAATTCATCGTAAAGAAAAAAGTAAAGCATATTGAATTTAATTCTTCCTTTAATTTAGGCATTGGTACTTTTCTGACTTTATTCTTCTATATTATTCAATTTATAATCGCCTACGTTATTGCGCCGCATATTGGATGGCCGCTCCTGATAGTTTTGGTGTCTTTCCTAACCGGTAAGTTCACCTTGAATTTTTACCCTTTTATTTTAAAAACTAAAGGGATAATGAAAGCATTAACGAACAAAATCGGATTAAGAAATCTTAGTGAGGAACGCGCTCAAATCGTTGAGTTATTTGCCTTAATTAACAAAAATTAGTAATTTAGTTTGGCACGTAAATTGAAGTGTTTACGTTATACTATTACCACACATTATTATGAAAGTCATTAAACATACTATCATCGCAGCAAGTGCAGTTGGTGGCGTTTTGTTAATGTCATCAGCCGGTTTTTTTACTTCAAAAAAAGCAGAATTAAGTCAGATTATTATTGAAAATAATACTTCGAAAGATGCTTTGCCTGTTCAGCCGAATACTGCTTTTAAAGAGGGAGAGGTATTAACCTATCGTTTGCATTATGGCGTGATGGATGCTGGCGTAGCGGTTTTGGAAGTAAAGCCTTCGATTATGGAAGTAGCCGGACGTAAGGTTTATCACATTGTTGGGAATGGTTATTCAAAAGGTACTTTCGATTGGTTTTTTAAAGTGCGTGATCGTTACGAAACATTTATTGATAAAGATGCCATGGTTCCCTGGATGTTTGTTAGAAGAGTAGATGAGGGGGGGTATAAGTTTAG is a window of Bacteroidota bacterium DNA encoding:
- a CDS encoding 1-acyl-sn-glycerol-3-phosphate acyltransferase; its protein translation is MSLSLNSFYKRIKVKNKRVLEADAPMILALNHPNAFMDPVVFSLVVYPPKFKYLARGDAFKPGIAAYLLETLGLAPIYRIQDGGKEGLQKNSETYDRVNYFLRKRAKIIVFAEGLCIQERRLRPIKKGVPRMVFGAMDAIQNPDFVVVPVGINYSEASKVGSSMFYNIGEPIRVADFYEEYKEHPSKTYNKFIKVLEPRMKDLITHIENPENDKLVPWLEKIFMRDLCKQQKLKFKDPEHEFIITKKITEKVNTADQEQKETIVELNARCEKYFKHLNLMGVKDWVVNPSNKWQLSWMHVILRLLLIVAVLPIIIRGMLGNYLPYKISEFIVKKKVKHIEFNSSFNLGIGTFLTLFFYIIQFIIAYVIAPHIGWPLLIVLVSFLTGKFTLNFYPFILKTKGIMKALTNKIGLRNLSEERAQIVELFALINKN